Proteins encoded within one genomic window of Empedobacter falsenii:
- a CDS encoding sulfite exporter TauE/SafE family protein, which produces MDFIEFFGFVGAFFIGLIMGVLGGGGSILAVPILAYIFHFDEKIATAYSLCIVGSTGLIGGIKQASQKMVDWKVVFQFGLPAVVGITLVRAFLIPALPSNLFSIGDFIVTRRMAMFGLFAILMVFAAISMLKGKKEEQIDQKNDKLNPVLLIQGFLIGGLTGMVGAGGGFLIVPALMMVAKLDMKRASATSLVIIAINSLIGFFIGDALHIKIDWSFLSVFIGISMVGILVGTYINKFLPVQFLKRTFAIFIILMAIFMFIEEFIIQ; this is translated from the coding sequence ATGGATTTTATAGAGTTTTTTGGTTTTGTAGGCGCCTTCTTCATCGGACTAATTATGGGAGTTCTTGGTGGTGGTGGATCTATTTTAGCCGTTCCTATTTTAGCGTATATTTTTCATTTCGACGAAAAAATTGCTACTGCTTATTCATTATGCATCGTTGGATCAACAGGATTGATTGGAGGAATAAAGCAAGCTTCGCAAAAAATGGTTGATTGGAAAGTCGTTTTTCAATTTGGATTACCAGCTGTTGTTGGAATTACATTGGTTCGGGCATTTTTAATTCCTGCTCTACCAAGTAATTTATTTTCTATAGGCGATTTTATCGTCACACGTCGAATGGCAATGTTTGGTTTATTCGCTATTCTAATGGTTTTCGCAGCTATTTCTATGCTAAAAGGCAAGAAAGAAGAGCAAATTGATCAGAAAAATGATAAGCTAAATCCTGTTTTATTAATTCAAGGATTTTTAATCGGAGGATTAACAGGAATGGTTGGTGCTGGCGGAGGTTTTTTGATTGTTCCGGCATTAATGATGGTTGCAAAATTAGATATGAAAAGAGCTTCGGCAACTTCATTGGTAATTATTGCCATCAATTCACTTATCGGATTTTTTATTGGTGATGCTTTACACATCAAAATTGACTGGAGTTTCTTGAGTGTTTTCATTGGAATTTCTATGGTTGGAATTCTTGTCGGAACCTACATCAACAAATTTTTACCGGTACAATTTCTAAAGCGAACATTTGCTATCTTTATTATTTTAATGGCAATTTTTATGTTCATCGAAGAATTTATAATTCAATAA
- a CDS encoding methyltransferase domain-containing protein — protein sequence MELNENFWNDKYTTNQTGWDLKAPSTPLKEYIDQLEDKNIRILIPGCGNAYEAEYLLEQGFTNITLIDISEIVVEKIKEKFKHNPNIKVLHQDFFELDGEFDLILEQTFFCALDPKLRQSYSIKMNELLAENGKLVGVLFNREFGNDTPPFGGDKTEYQTYFNDYFDFKVMENCYNSIPPRAKTELFINLKKIAK from the coding sequence ATGGAACTGAACGAAAATTTTTGGAACGATAAATACACCACAAATCAAACTGGTTGGGATTTAAAAGCTCCTTCTACTCCGCTAAAAGAGTATATCGATCAATTAGAAGATAAAAATATCCGTATTTTGATTCCTGGTTGCGGAAATGCTTACGAAGCAGAATACCTTTTGGAACAAGGTTTTACAAATATTACGTTGATTGACATTTCGGAAATTGTAGTCGAAAAAATTAAAGAAAAATTTAAACATAATCCCAATATCAAAGTTCTTCATCAAGATTTTTTTGAGTTAGATGGTGAGTTTGATTTGATTTTAGAACAAACTTTTTTCTGTGCGTTAGATCCAAAATTACGTCAAAGTTATAGCATCAAAATGAATGAACTACTAGCCGAAAACGGAAAATTAGTTGGTGTATTATTCAACAGAGAATTCGGAAATGACACGCCGCCTTTTGGAGGTGATAAAACTGAATATCAGACGTATTTCAACGATTATTTTGATTTCAAAGTCATGGAAAATTGTTACAATTCTATTCCACCAAGAGCAAAAACTGAATTATTTATTAATCTAAAAAAGATTGCCAAATAA
- a CDS encoding M16 family metallopeptidase, which translates to MKTKILSLAIAFMAVSLNAQVAIPMPKPGPAPTVNLGKSNEFKLKNGLTVIVVENHKLPRVSATLTIDNPPFALGAKKGAESLLGEMLGTGTKTKSKDDFNKRIEFLGARVNFWEEGASASSLTKYFNEIFGYMADGAMNPNFTESEFADVKKRYIEGLKADEKSVEAAASRVSNILVYGKNNPFSEFDTPAQIEKITLQDVKDYYNTYYKPNNAYLIVVGDISTKDVKALAEKNFDSWQTGKLNIPAFPKVEEVTKTELNAINMPNAVQSVVSVSYPVQLTKKDPDYYAALIASSILGGDFNSKLNMNLREAHGWTYGARGGVSDSRYVGRFNTNATVRNEVTDSAIVETMKEIKGMTLNKIDQQTLNDVKAKFLGNFILTLESPSTVASQALTKKTNQLSDSFYADYIKNINAVTIDDVLRVSKKYFRPDQAKINVTGKLEQIAPALEKLGYPVNYYDSFGNKIDKPTSGAKTTTVTVAQITDNYFKAIGGADKVKAVKSIAQKGKIETMGMSGDYAIKNAAPNKTATEFTIMGMTIKQVFDGQKGYMSQAGQKMDLPADMTAPLFKTNSLFTPLSEGYKTAKVEGIVSENGVEYYKVVAADIDRTDFYDVKTGLLMKSEQKMKSPQGDMIATTINKGYKTFDGILMPSEMITETGQQTIKIVIDTTEINKNVSDTDFK; encoded by the coding sequence ATGAAAACAAAAATATTATCTCTTGCAATCGCTTTTATGGCAGTTAGCTTAAATGCACAAGTGGCGATTCCAATGCCAAAACCAGGTCCAGCACCAACGGTTAATTTAGGAAAATCGAACGAATTCAAATTAAAAAATGGTTTAACAGTTATCGTTGTTGAAAATCATAAATTACCACGAGTTTCTGCGACATTAACAATCGATAATCCTCCATTTGCATTAGGTGCAAAAAAAGGAGCAGAGTCTTTGTTAGGCGAAATGTTGGGAACAGGAACAAAAACAAAATCCAAAGATGATTTCAATAAGCGTATTGAGTTTTTAGGTGCTCGCGTTAATTTTTGGGAAGAAGGAGCTTCTGCAAGTTCTTTGACTAAATACTTTAACGAGATTTTTGGTTATATGGCTGATGGAGCTATGAATCCAAACTTTACCGAAAGTGAATTTGCTGATGTTAAAAAACGTTACATCGAAGGTTTAAAAGCTGACGAAAAATCTGTAGAAGCTGCAGCATCTCGCGTTTCGAATATATTAGTTTACGGAAAAAATAATCCTTTCTCAGAATTTGATACACCAGCCCAAATTGAGAAAATTACATTGCAAGATGTGAAGGATTACTACAATACCTACTACAAACCAAACAATGCTTATTTGATTGTTGTTGGAGATATTTCGACAAAAGATGTAAAAGCATTGGCGGAGAAAAACTTTGATTCTTGGCAAACAGGAAAATTAAATATTCCAGCATTTCCAAAAGTAGAAGAAGTTACAAAAACGGAATTAAATGCGATTAACATGCCGAATGCAGTGCAATCTGTGGTTTCGGTTTCGTATCCAGTTCAGTTGACAAAGAAAGATCCAGATTATTATGCAGCGTTAATTGCGTCATCTATTTTAGGAGGAGATTTCAATTCAAAATTGAATATGAATCTTCGTGAAGCGCATGGTTGGACATATGGAGCACGTGGAGGAGTTTCTGATTCTCGTTACGTTGGGCGTTTCAATACTAATGCAACTGTTCGTAATGAAGTAACTGATTCTGCAATTGTTGAGACGATGAAAGAAATCAAAGGAATGACGTTAAACAAAATTGATCAACAAACGTTGAATGATGTAAAAGCGAAATTCTTAGGAAACTTTATTTTGACTTTAGAAAGTCCTTCTACAGTTGCGAGTCAAGCTTTAACTAAAAAAACAAATCAATTATCAGATAGTTTTTATGCAGATTATATCAAAAATATTAATGCAGTAACAATTGATGATGTTTTACGAGTTTCGAAAAAATATTTCCGTCCAGATCAAGCAAAAATCAATGTAACAGGGAAATTAGAGCAAATTGCTCCAGCTTTAGAAAAATTAGGCTACCCAGTTAATTATTACGATTCTTTCGGAAATAAAATAGATAAACCAACTTCTGGTGCAAAAACTACAACAGTTACTGTCGCTCAAATTACAGATAATTATTTTAAAGCTATTGGTGGTGCGGACAAAGTGAAAGCTGTAAAATCGATTGCTCAAAAAGGAAAAATTGAGACAATGGGAATGAGTGGAGATTATGCCATAAAAAATGCGGCACCTAATAAAACTGCAACTGAATTCACGATTATGGGAATGACTATTAAACAAGTTTTTGATGGTCAAAAAGGTTATATGTCTCAAGCAGGTCAAAAAATGGATTTACCAGCAGATATGACAGCTCCTTTGTTTAAGACAAATTCATTATTTACACCTTTGTCAGAGGGTTATAAAACAGCTAAAGTAGAAGGAATCGTTTCTGAAAATGGAGTTGAGTATTATAAAGTTGTTGCTGCTGATATTGATCGTACTGATTTTTATGATGTAAAAACAGGTTTGTTAATGAAATCTGAGCAAAAAATGAAATCTCCACAAGGAGATATGATTGCAACGACAATTAACAAAGGATATAAAACGTTTGATGGAATATTAATGCCTTCTGAAATGATAACGGAAACAGGTCAGCAAACGATCAAAATTGTTATTGATACAACAGAAATTAATAAAAACGTTTCTGACACAGATTTTAAATAA
- a CDS encoding MBL fold metallo-hydrolase translates to MKIEQIYTGCLAQGAYYIESNGEVAIIDPLRETQSYIDQATKDNAKIKYIFETHFHADFVSGHVDLAQKTGATIIYGPTAEPNFDAHIATDGEVFSLGNITITALHTPGHTMESTTYLLKDENGKDYAIFTGDTLFIGDVGRPDLAQKLNTDLTQEKLAGYLFDSLRNKIMPLANDIIVYPAHGAGSACGKNMSKETFDSLGHQKEVNYALNPTMTKEEFITELTSGLMPPPFYFPENVMMNKLGVESLDVVKERANKALSPDEFIQVAEDTNALILDVRDPQTFAAGFIPNSINIGIRGNFAPWVGTLITDIKQPILLIAEIGEEEEAVTRLARVGYDNVIGFLNNGFQAWVEAEKDFDEIVSVSPEEFVELVDETELKVLDVRKPGEYETSHVEGAITAPLDFINESMKLIDPEETYLVHCAGGYRSMIFTSILRARGYENLIDVAGGFGKIKEVEGVKIVEGTSPCQSGNNSCSTK, encoded by the coding sequence ATGAAAATTGAACAAATTTACACCGGATGTCTTGCGCAAGGTGCTTATTATATAGAAAGCAATGGTGAAGTTGCAATTATTGATCCGTTGAGAGAAACACAATCTTATATCGATCAAGCGACAAAAGACAATGCAAAAATCAAATACATTTTCGAAACGCATTTTCATGCAGACTTCGTTTCTGGACATGTAGATTTAGCTCAAAAAACTGGTGCTACAATTATTTATGGTCCAACTGCTGAACCAAATTTTGATGCACACATCGCAACTGATGGCGAAGTTTTTTCTTTAGGAAATATAACTATTACAGCTTTACACACGCCAGGTCATACAATGGAGAGTACAACGTATTTATTGAAAGATGAAAACGGTAAAGATTATGCAATTTTTACAGGAGATACTTTATTTATTGGTGATGTTGGTCGTCCAGATTTAGCTCAAAAATTAAATACAGATTTAACGCAAGAAAAATTAGCAGGTTATTTATTTGATTCTTTACGAAACAAAATTATGCCTTTAGCTAATGATATTATCGTATATCCTGCACATGGAGCGGGTTCTGCTTGTGGAAAAAACATGAGTAAAGAAACTTTTGATTCGTTAGGACATCAAAAAGAAGTGAATTATGCTTTGAATCCTACTATGACAAAAGAGGAATTTATTACTGAATTAACTTCAGGATTAATGCCTCCTCCATTCTATTTTCCAGAAAATGTGATGATGAATAAATTGGGTGTTGAATCTTTGGATGTAGTGAAAGAACGTGCGAATAAAGCTTTATCTCCTGACGAATTTATTCAAGTTGCGGAAGATACAAATGCTTTAATTTTAGATGTTCGCGACCCGCAAACTTTCGCAGCAGGATTTATTCCAAATTCTATCAATATCGGAATTAGAGGAAATTTTGCACCATGGGTTGGTACATTAATTACAGATATCAAACAACCAATTTTGTTAATTGCAGAAATTGGTGAAGAAGAGGAAGCAGTAACACGTTTGGCTCGCGTCGGATACGACAATGTAATCGGATTTTTGAACAATGGTTTCCAAGCTTGGGTTGAAGCTGAAAAAGATTTCGATGAAATTGTTTCGGTTTCTCCAGAAGAGTTTGTAGAGTTAGTTGACGAAACTGAATTAAAAGTTTTGGACGTTCGTAAACCAGGTGAATACGAAACTTCTCACGTAGAAGGTGCAATTACAGCTCCATTAGATTTTATCAATGAATCAATGAAATTAATCGATCCAGAGGAAACCTATTTAGTACATTGTGCAGGAGGATATCGTTCGATGATTTTTACTTCAATTTTACGCGCTCGTGGTTACGAAAATTTGATTGACGTTGCTGGAGGTTTTGGTAAAATAAAAGAAGTTGAAGGTGTTAAAATTGTAGAAGGAACTTCTCCTTGTCAATCAGGAAATAATTCTTGTTCAACGAAATAA
- a CDS encoding M16 family metallopeptidase: MKKIFMSILFAGSALFGQQIKFDEYTLPNGLHVILHQDNSAPVITTGVMYHVGSKDEQVGKTGFAHFFEHLLFEGTENIKRGEWFKIVSSHGGSNNANTTTDRTYYYETFPSNNLELGLWMESDRLRQPIINQIGVDTQKEVVKEEKRSRLDNQPYGKFSYGEAVNPHVFKKHPYRWSVIGSFEDLSNAKLDDFKHFSQTFYVPNNAVLVVAGDFNKDEAKKLIEKYFGVIPRGKDVVKTVVKEDPITSEIRATEYDANIQIPLLAINYRTPDNKSKDAYALEMLSSYLTGGKSSVLYKKYVDEKKEALQIFAFNRQMEDYGIYSIGILPQGEVSLDKLEGDLQQDIEKVQTNLISEEDYQKILNGIENSFVASKSGVQNIAHALADAYMLGGDTNKINEELKIYQSVTREDIRNVAKKYLNKNQRVIIHYLPESKKAAK; this comes from the coding sequence ATGAAGAAAATTTTTATGTCTATCTTATTTGCAGGATCAGCGTTATTTGGTCAGCAAATAAAATTTGATGAGTATACTCTACCAAACGGATTGCATGTTATCCTTCATCAAGATAATTCTGCTCCAGTTATTACAACAGGTGTTATGTATCACGTAGGTTCGAAAGATGAGCAAGTTGGTAAAACAGGTTTTGCACACTTTTTTGAGCATTTATTATTCGAAGGAACAGAGAACATCAAAAGAGGGGAATGGTTCAAAATTGTTTCTTCTCACGGAGGTTCTAACAATGCGAATACAACAACAGATAGAACATATTATTACGAAACTTTTCCATCAAATAATTTAGAATTAGGATTATGGATGGAATCTGATCGTTTGCGTCAACCAATTATCAATCAAATTGGTGTCGATACACAAAAAGAAGTTGTAAAAGAAGAAAAACGTTCTCGTTTAGACAATCAACCTTATGGTAAATTTTCGTACGGAGAAGCAGTTAATCCTCACGTTTTCAAAAAACACCCTTACCGTTGGAGTGTAATTGGTTCTTTTGAGGATTTAAGTAATGCGAAATTAGATGATTTCAAACACTTTAGTCAAACTTTTTATGTGCCAAACAATGCTGTATTAGTTGTTGCGGGTGATTTTAATAAAGACGAAGCAAAGAAATTAATTGAGAAATATTTTGGTGTAATTCCAAGAGGAAAAGATGTTGTGAAAACGGTTGTAAAGGAAGATCCAATTACATCAGAAATTCGTGCAACAGAATATGATGCAAATATTCAGATTCCTTTATTGGCGATTAATTATCGTACGCCAGATAACAAATCAAAAGATGCTTATGCATTAGAAATGTTATCAAGCTATTTAACAGGTGGAAAATCATCAGTTTTATATAAAAAATATGTTGACGAGAAAAAAGAAGCATTACAAATTTTTGCTTTCAATCGTCAAATGGAAGATTACGGAATTTATTCAATCGGAATTTTACCACAAGGAGAAGTTTCTTTGGATAAATTAGAAGGAGATTTACAACAAGATATAGAAAAAGTTCAAACAAATTTGATTTCTGAAGAGGATTACCAAAAAATCTTAAATGGAATTGAAAATAGTTTTGTGGCTTCAAAATCGGGTGTTCAAAACATTGCACATGCTTTAGCGGATGCTTATATGTTGGGCGGAGATACAAATAAAATCAACGAAGAATTGAAAATTTATCAATCTGTAACAAGAGAGGATATTCGTAATGTTGCTAAAAAGTATCTAAACAAAAACCAACGTGTAATTATTCATTATTTACCAGAATCTAAAAAAGCTGCAAAATAA